A window of Bos taurus isolate L1 Dominette 01449 registration number 42190680 breed Hereford chromosome 19, ARS-UCD2.0, whole genome shotgun sequence contains these coding sequences:
- the LOC132343074 gene encoding keratin-associated protein 4-9-like: MVSSCCGSICSDQSCGRSLCQETCCRPRCCQTTCCRTTCCRPSCGVSSCCHPVCCQPTCPRPTCCISSCYRPSCCGSSCGSSCCRPTCCISSCCRPQCCQPVCCQPTCSRPACCISSCCRPSCCGSSCGSSCCRPTCCISSCCRPRCCQSVCCQPTCSRISSCCRPSCCGSSCCLRPVCGRVSCHTTCYRPTCVISTCPRPVCCPSSCC; encoded by the coding sequence ATGGTCAGCTCCTGTTGTGGCTCCATCTGCTCTGACCAGAGCTGTGGCCGAAGTCTCTGCCAGGAGACCTGCTGCCGGCCCAGATGCTGCCAGACCACCTGCTGCAGGACCACCTGCTGCCGCCCCAGCTGTGGTGTGTCCAGCTGCTGCCACCCTGTCTGCTGCCAGCCCACCTGCCCTCGCCCCACCTGCTGCATCTCTAGCTGCTACCGCCCCTCCTGCTGTGGGTCCAGCTGTGGTTCCAGCTGCTGCAGGCCTACCTGCTGCATCTCCAGCTGCTGCAGGCCCCAGTGCTGCCAGCCTGTGTGCTGCCAGCCCACCTGCTCTCGCCCCGCCTGCTGCATCTCTAGCTGCTGCCGCCCCTCCTGCTGTGGGTCCAGCTGCGGTTCCAGCTGCTGCAGGCCTACTTGCTGCATCTCCAGCTGCTGCAGGCCCCGGTGCTGCCAGTCTGTGTGCTGCCAGCCCACCTGCTCCCGCATCTCCAGCTGCTGCCGCCCCTCTTGCTGTGGCTCCAGCTGCTGCCTGCGCCCAGTGTGTGGCCGGGTCTCCTGCCACACCACTTGCTATCGCCCCACCTGTGTCATCTCCACCTGCCCCCGCCCCGTGTGCTGTCCCTCctcttgctgctga
- the LOC788228 gene encoding keratin-associated protein 4-7 encodes MNTAVSVGYKRGQAAEILQITKFTLLLTSEPPPSDTMVSSCCGSVCSDQSCGRSLCQETCCRPSCCQTTCCRTTCCRPSCCVSSCCRPVCCQPTCPRPTCCISSCYRPSCCGSSYGSSCCRPTCCISSCCRPQCCQPVCCQPTCSLISSCCRPSCCGSSSCGSSCCRPSCCLRPVCGRVSCHTTCYRPTCVISTCPRPVCCPSSCC; translated from the coding sequence ATGAACACAGCAGTCTCAGTAGGGTATAAAAGAGGACAAGCAGCAGAGATACTTCAAATCACTAAGTTCACTCTCCTATTAACATCAGAACCTCCACCCTCTGACACCATGGTCAGCTCCTGTTGTGGCTCCGTCTGCTCTGACCAGAGCTGTGGCCGAAGTCTCTGCCAGGAGACCTGCTGCCGGCCCAGCTGCTGCCAGACCACCTGCTGCAGGACCACCTGCTGCCGCCCCAGCTGTTGTGTGTCCAGCTGCTGCCGCCCAGTCTGCTGCCAGCCCACCTGCCCTCGCCCCACCTGCTGCATCTCTAGCTGCTACCGCCCCTCCTGCTGTGGGTCCAGCTATGGTTCCAGCTGCTGCAGGCCTACCTGCTGCATCTCCAGCTGCTGCAGGCCCCAGTGCTGTCAGCCTGTGTGCTGCCAGCCCACCTGCTCCCTCATCTCCAGCTGCTGCCGCCCCTCATGCTGTGGCTCCAGCTCCTGTGGCTCCAGCTGCTGCCGCCCGAGCTGCTGCCTGCGCCCAGTGTGTGGCCGGGTCTCCTGCCACACCACTTGTTATCGCCCCACCTGTGTCATCTCCACCTGCCCCCGCCCTGTGTGCTGTCCCTCTTCTTGCTGCTGA
- the LOC132343073 gene encoding keratin-associated protein 4-9-like, with product MVSSCCGSVCSDQSCGRSLCQETCCPPSCCQTTCCRTTCCRPSCGVSSCCRPVCCQPICPRPTCCISSCYRPSCCVSSCGSSCCRPTCCISSCCRPQCCQPVCCQPTCPRPTCCISSCYRPSCCGSSCGSSCCRPTCCISSCCRPRCCQSVCCQPTCSRISSCCRPSCCGSSCCLRPVCGRVSCHTTCYRPTCVISTCPRPVCCPSSCC from the coding sequence ATGGTCAGCTCCTGTTGTGGCTCCGTCTGCTCTGACCAGAGCTGTGGCCGAAGTCTCTGCCAGGAGACCTGCTGCCCGCCCAGCTGCTGCCAGACCACCTGCTGCAGGACCACCTGCTGCCGCCCCAGCTGTGGTGTGTCCAGCTGCTGCCGCCCGGTCTGCTGCCAGCCCATCTGCCCTCGCCCCACCTGCTGTATCTCTAGCTGCTACCGCCCCTCCTGCTGTGTTTCCAGCTGTGGTTCCAGCTGCTGCAGGCCTACCTGCTGCATCTCCAGCTGCTGCAGGCCCCAGTGCTGCCAGCCTGTGTGCTGCCAGCCCACCTGCCCTCGCCCCACCTGCTGCATCTCTAGCTGCTACCGCCCCTCCTGCTGTGGGTCCAGCTGTGGTTCCAGCTGCTGCAGGCCTACCTGCTGCATCTCCAGCTGCTGCAGGCCCCGGTGCTGCCAGTCTGTGTGCTGCCAGCCCACCTGCTCCCGCATCTCCAGCTGCTGCCGCCCCTCTTGCTGTGGCTCCAGCTGCTGCCTGCGCCCAGTGTGTGGCCGGGTCTCCTGCCACACCACTTGCTATCGCCCCACCTGTGTCATCTCCACCTGCCCCCGCCCCGTGTGCTGTCCTTCTTCTTGCTGCTAA